Proteins encoded in a region of the Zunongwangia endophytica genome:
- a CDS encoding LptF/LptG family permease, whose translation MKILDRYILVSYLKTFFTVFIILMFIFVLQAIWLYIGELAGKDLDVAIILKFLLFTTPKLVPMVLPLTILLTSIMVFGSFAENYEFAAMKSSGISLQRAMRSLTLFILLVSITGFVFANNVIPAAEFKILNLRKNIAKMKPAMAISAGVFNDVGNINIKVDKKTGDNDQYLHNVIIHTGTERGGDYTVIKSKEGELVSSEESNVLSLILSDGNYYREVQPSDYSKRDHKPFAKSHFNEYTMNIDLSSLNQVDMEDESYTSQSMLRIGELTKSIDSFSTALNNRKEAFATSMYSRTGVQTLDRNFTPADSATPKEIKNSILDNYDSEQSLRMIDDAIRTTNAAVSHLSIKKQEFKQSVRRLNKFEIALHEKYVLAVACIVLFFVGAPLGAIIRKGGMGLPMVIAIIIFLSYHFIGIFAKNSAEDGSVSPFIATWLSTLIMLPLGVYFTYRATTDQGLFSFDSITRPISKFLKKMALVKHKDK comes from the coding sequence TTGAAAATATTAGACAGGTACATATTAGTTAGTTATCTAAAAACATTCTTTACCGTCTTTATCATCTTAATGTTCATTTTTGTGCTCCAGGCTATCTGGTTGTATATTGGTGAACTTGCAGGTAAAGATTTAGATGTTGCTATCATCCTAAAGTTTTTATTGTTTACAACACCTAAATTAGTTCCTATGGTGTTGCCGCTTACTATTTTACTTACATCGATTATGGTTTTTGGTAGTTTTGCTGAAAATTATGAGTTTGCCGCCATGAAGTCTTCAGGGATTTCCTTACAAAGAGCAATGCGCAGTCTTACCTTATTCATTCTTTTAGTAAGCATAACCGGTTTTGTATTTGCTAATAATGTAATACCCGCAGCCGAGTTTAAAATTCTTAATTTACGTAAGAATATCGCTAAGATGAAACCTGCCATGGCAATATCTGCCGGGGTTTTTAATGATGTTGGTAATATCAATATTAAAGTAGATAAAAAAACAGGAGATAATGATCAATATCTACACAATGTCATTATCCACACAGGTACTGAACGTGGCGGAGATTATACGGTCATAAAATCTAAAGAAGGAGAATTGGTAAGTAGTGAAGAATCTAATGTTTTGTCATTAATACTTAGCGACGGAAATTACTATAGAGAAGTACAACCCAGCGATTATTCTAAGCGAGATCACAAGCCATTTGCTAAAAGTCATTTTAACGAATATACAATGAATATCGACCTTTCTTCTTTAAATCAGGTTGATATGGAAGATGAAAGTTATACCTCTCAAAGTATGCTTCGCATTGGGGAGCTTACAAAAAGTATCGATAGCTTCTCTACGGCTTTAAATAATCGCAAAGAGGCTTTTGCCACTTCAATGTATAGCAGAACCGGAGTACAGACGCTTGATAGAAATTTCACTCCGGCCGATTCTGCTACGCCTAAAGAAATTAAAAATTCCATTTTAGATAATTACGATAGTGAACAATCGCTAAGAATGATAGATGATGCTATTAGAACTACTAATGCAGCTGTTTCTCATTTATCGATAAAAAAACAGGAATTTAAACAAAGTGTAAGACGTTTAAATAAATTTGAAATTGCATTACATGAAAAATATGTTTTAGCGGTTGCGTGTATCGTTTTATTTTTTGTTGGAGCTCCATTAGGAGCTATTATAAGAAAAGGTGGAATGGGGTTACCTATGGTAATCGCAATTATCATATTTCTATCATATCACTTTATAGGTATTTTTGCTAAAAATAGTGCCGAAGATGGCAGTGTAAGCCCATTTATAGCAACCTGGCTTAGCACGCTAATTATGCTACCACTGGGAGTCTATTTTACTTATCGAGCGACAACAGATCAAGGGTTATTTTCATTCGATTCTATTACCAGACCAATTTCAAAGTTCTTGAAAAAGATGGCATTGGTAAAGCATAAAGATAAATAG